The following proteins come from a genomic window of Palaemon carinicauda isolate YSFRI2023 chromosome 12, ASM3689809v2, whole genome shotgun sequence:
- the LOC137650479 gene encoding uncharacterized protein PF3D7_1120000-like: protein MANIVIDLLFVALFGKKMPKALGYCTSTDVGGTIDDDVIEMCKVFKRNKKKASDIEETMRITDGLDENFESLRKKKVKVTSNLSHNSIKADKKLKLAEEKIDRLERENAKLKEKNMLNEEALFQNETKIEDLEIALDEKKKKTNLDKKRLKEIERLERKVVFRDRQILWLREKFNEEMKMQNKEFKELQRENLEVKASVKNLLKKNKKLRKEVEKLRRKNPEERTKVDDLQKESKINLLKENKKLRKEVEELRREILEEKTKVDDLQKESKKNLLKENKKLRKEVEELRREILEEKTKVDDLQKESEKNLLKENKKLRKEVEELRREILEEKTKVDDLQMESKTLCRELKYEKLCCKRWKYDCAIKDQQISDQEKLLESLRAENEEKSKKLVKLRNKLKKESKEKNQGKIDKWIKEGLYAYMEDEIDDAINIFEKVSSMELSDKDTALLHILLAKAKSACDNPDDLEIIMDCCQAIKKGLNGYRVYMLRGEHLCNYGLYDAAVEDLHLAQRLKISEEGSRKLSEAKKRKQMWEDFNHYQVLGVEQNADEKDILKAHKELAMKYHPDRHRNKPEFLQDAFEEKFKRIGNAKRVLANERYRREYDRKLRQHPVRKNDHHRNHHKGTGMGHHHHTGTGMGHHHHTRWQPPRHNAKFEYHTVTFDFSKLFDILREQFFRH from the coding sequence ATGGCTAACATTGTAATTGATTTGTTGTTTGTTGCGCTCTTTGGCAAGAAAATGCCGAAGGCTCTTGGTTATTGTACCTCCACGGATGTAGGAGGAACTATAGATGATGACGTTATCGAAATGTGTAAGGTGTTTAAGCGGAATAAAAAGAAAGCGTCGGACATTGAGGAAACGATGAGAATAACagatggacttgatgaaaattttgaAAGCCTCAGGAAGAAAAAGGTAAAGGTAACTAGTAATCTTTCCCACAATAGTATAAAAGCTGACAAGAAACTAAAATTAGCTGAAGAGAAAATTGATCGTCTTGAACGCGAGAAtgcaaaactgaaagaaaaaaacatgctAAACGAAGAAGCATTATTCCAAAATGAGACAAAAATCGAGGATCTGGAGATCGCTctggatgagaagaagaagaaaacaaatctAGATAAGAAAAGGCTTAAGGAGATAGAACGACTTGAACGCAAAGTCGTTTTTCGAGATAGGCAAATTCTGTGGCTGCGGGAAAAATTTAATGAAGAGATGAAAATGCAGAATAAAGAGTTCAAAGAACTACAGAGAGAAAATCTTGAAGTAAAAGCAAGCGTGAAAAACCTtctaaagaaaaacaagaaactgCGCAAAGAAGTCGAGAAACTCCGAAGGAAAAATCCGGAAGAAAGAACTAAAGTGGACGATCTTCAGAAGGAATCCAAGATAAACCTTCTGAAGGAAAACAAGAAACTACGCAAAGAAGTCGAGGAACTCCGAAGGGAAATTCTGGAGGAAAAAACAAAAGTGGACGATCTTCAGAAGGAATCCAAGAAAAACCTTCTGAAGGAAAACAAGAAACTGCGCAAAGAAGTCGAGGAACTCCGAAGGGAAATTCTGGAGGAAAAAACAAAAGTGGACGATCTTCAGAAGGAATCCGAGAAAAACCTTCTGAAGGAAAACAAGAAACTGCGCAAAGAAGTCGAGGAACTCCGAAGGGAAATTCTGGAGGAAAAAACAAAAGTGGACGATCTCCAGATGGAATCCAAGACTCTGTGTCGAGAACTAAAATACGAGAAGCTTTGTTGCAAAAGATGGAAATATGATTGTGCTATAAAAGATCAGCAAATAAGTGATCAGGAAAAATTATTGGAATCACTTAGAGCTGAAAATGAAGAGAAGAGCAAAAAGTTGGTGAAGTTGAGAAACAAACTAAAAAAGGAGAGCAAAGAAAAGAATCAAGGcaagatagataaatggataaaagAGGGACTTTATGCATATATGGAAGACGAGATCGATGATGCGATAAATATTTTCGAAAAAGTCTCGTCCATGGAATTAAGCGACAAAGATACTGCTCTTTTGCATATCCTTCTTGCCAAAGCGAAATCAGCCTGTGATAATCCAGACGACTTGGAAATCATAATGGACTGTTGTCAGGCCATCAAAAAGGGTCTCAATGGATATAGAGTGTACATGTTACGTGGAGAGCATCTTTGCAACTATGGCCTTTATGATGCTGCTGTGGAAGACTTGCACCTTGCCCAAAGGCTGAAGATATCAGAAGAAGGTTCGCGAAAACTAAGCGAGGCCAAAAAACGAAAGCAGATGTGGGAAGACTTCAATCATTATCAGGTTTTGGGAGTAGAACAGAATGCCGATGAGAAAGATATTCTAAAAGCACACAAAGAATTGGCAATGAAATACCACCCGGACAGACATAGGAATAAACCCGAATTTTTGCAAGACGCTTTCGAAGAAAAATTCAAGAGGATAGGTAATGCTAAACGTGTTCTTGCCAATGAAAGATATCGACGGGAATATGATCGAAAGCTTCGACAACATCCTGTTAGGAAAAATGATCATCATCGCAACCATCACAAAGGAACAGGAATGGGACATCATCACCACACAGGAACAGGAATGGGACATCATCACCACACAAGATGGCAACCGCCTCGCCATAATGCCAAATTCGAGTATCATACAGTAACATTCGATTTCAGCAAATTGTTTGATATCTTAAGGGAACAATTCTTCAGACATTAA